In one Paenibacillus antri genomic region, the following are encoded:
- a CDS encoding sensor histidine kinase, which produces MVRNRLTTYAKLVILIFALLVPISVLYTYSNDTTSGVVREEIFESNRKQLVFLASQMDERAEELATLAVLLVQDNIVNDFQYVKDYGRYTEVIRTRTDVVDRLMLQLTANSWIKQISVFAPRAGELESTDRGRIFDAAALTTNVEHGWRYDRASGEFGWFAVEPASMYNEPLKAKLVTEIRFSRSNIEEMLDNYDAGGSRKPFLYRAGDGMIALREDDREIRERVTSLIDEGGGAFFNRTLTYDGKEFLASAVYLPNLDWYVVDYVPLEEVLAPIVRSRNLFYSVLVSLLLFGLVASFILYRNVQLPLRELIRNMQRLKMGDFGTRIDDAPRNEFRFVFERFNSMARQIQDLVEKVYTEKLRSREATLKQLQSQINPHFLYNCLFFIQNRARLGDEQAVEAMALNLGEYYRYTTRHEKQTPLLEEEIRLLENYLVIQQLRLKRIRYEIDVPESMRKLSIPRLLVQPIVENAIVHGLEPKDGEGRIRISGATEDGRCRFTIEDDGVGMTPERLAELRRKLDEPLQEETGCGMWNVNQRLIYLFGADSGLTLSASEGGGCRVTLQWPAEPSSSGEHHREEKAG; this is translated from the coding sequence CAAATGGACGAGCGGGCGGAGGAGTTGGCGACGCTGGCCGTGCTGCTCGTGCAGGACAACATCGTCAACGACTTCCAGTACGTGAAAGATTACGGACGGTACACGGAAGTGATTCGAACGCGCACCGACGTCGTCGATCGGCTCATGCTGCAGCTGACCGCCAATAGCTGGATCAAGCAAATTTCCGTATTCGCGCCTCGCGCGGGCGAGCTGGAATCGACCGATCGCGGGCGCATCTTCGACGCGGCCGCGCTCACGACGAACGTCGAGCACGGCTGGCGGTACGACCGCGCCTCCGGAGAGTTCGGTTGGTTCGCGGTCGAGCCGGCGAGCATGTACAACGAACCGCTGAAGGCGAAGCTGGTCACGGAAATTCGGTTCTCCCGAAGCAATATCGAGGAGATGCTCGACAATTACGACGCCGGAGGCTCGCGGAAGCCGTTCCTCTATCGCGCGGGAGACGGCATGATCGCCTTGCGGGAGGACGACCGGGAAATCCGGGAGCGCGTGACCTCCTTGATCGACGAAGGCGGGGGGGCGTTCTTCAATCGGACGCTTACGTACGACGGGAAGGAATTTCTGGCGAGCGCCGTCTATTTGCCGAATCTCGATTGGTACGTAGTGGACTACGTGCCGCTCGAGGAGGTGCTGGCGCCGATCGTCCGCAGCCGGAACCTGTTTTATTCCGTGCTGGTTTCTCTCCTCTTGTTCGGCTTGGTCGCCTCCTTCATCTTATACCGCAACGTGCAGCTGCCGCTTCGCGAGCTGATTCGAAACATGCAGCGGCTCAAGATGGGCGATTTCGGAACGCGGATCGACGACGCGCCGCGCAACGAGTTCCGATTCGTCTTCGAACGGTTCAACAGCATGGCCCGGCAAATCCAGGACTTGGTCGAAAAGGTGTACACCGAGAAGCTGCGCTCTCGGGAAGCGACGTTAAAGCAGCTGCAATCGCAAATCAACCCGCATTTCTTGTACAACTGCTTGTTCTTCATCCAAAATCGAGCGAGGCTCGGCGACGAGCAGGCGGTGGAAGCGATGGCGCTCAACCTCGGCGAATATTACCGGTACACGACCCGTCACGAGAAACAAACCCCTCTGCTCGAGGAAGAGATCCGTCTTCTTGAAAACTATTTGGTCATCCAGCAGCTTCGCTTGAAGCGGATCCGATACGAGATCGACGTTCCGGAGTCGATGCGCAAGCTCTCGATCCCGAGGCTGCTCGTGCAGCCGATCGTCGAAAACGCGATCGTGCACGGTCTCGAGCCGAAGGACGGCGAAGGGCGCATTCGGATTTCGGGGGCGACGGAGGACGGGCGCTGCCGGTTCACGATCGAGGACGACGGCGTCGGGATGACGCCGGAGCGGCTCGCGGAGCTGCGCCGCAAGCTGGACGAACCGCTGCAGGAGGAGACGGGCTGCGGGATGTGGAACGTCAACCAACGGTTGATCTATTTATTCGGCGCCGATTCGGGGCTGACGTTGTCGGCCTCCGAAGGGGGCGGGTGCCGGGTCACGCTGCAATGGCCGGCAGAGCCGTCGTCGTCCGGGGAACACCATCGAGAAGAGAAGGCAGGATGA
- a CDS encoding response regulator produces MYQLLIVDDEETVVDGLADTVPWETIGIETVHRAYSGHQALELVDAYAIDIVITDIRMPGISGVELIGRIRERSPRTKTILLSGHSEFEYAQEGLRQHASDYLLKPIRFDDLLASVARAIDRIREEWEDVVSHRRALDALRQHLPLLRADLLNELLQGRRFAAESLTEKLRMLEVELAAGDAVSLLLVRLEEPFAGSDPGSLSLFQYAIVNMAEEIFAGEFMLWAAKERHDYLVFLAKGVAPCGQPGESLRERERLENLAAQLQKSVNSYLKGTISIVASPWGAFPDDVATLYESSVAALRRRLGAESELFATWKEQHGADEGVHSLRLLYEPPLLQHLLEAGRWSTAEEKLEAIFEELEARFSDSLEHLLEAYYSIASVLSYIAHKNGRRLETVIAREFDLFAESGGLRSIGRLREWTRTSIERIRADMEHEVKETRTSVVQQVHEYIERHLTGDVSLQAIAGHVHLHPVYLSRVYKLETGESLSDYLYRFRMNTAAHLLKGTDDKIYEIAERLGYAHPPYFIKVFKKEFGMTPQEYRDGK; encoded by the coding sequence ATGTACCAACTGTTGATCGTGGACGATGAAGAAACGGTCGTGGACGGCCTAGCCGATACGGTCCCTTGGGAGACGATCGGCATCGAAACGGTGCACCGGGCTTATTCCGGACACCAAGCGTTAGAGCTTGTAGACGCCTATGCGATCGATATCGTCATCACCGACATCCGGATGCCGGGCATCTCGGGCGTGGAGTTGATCGGCCGTATCCGGGAGCGGTCTCCGAGGACGAAGACGATCCTGCTCTCCGGTCACTCGGAGTTCGAATACGCGCAAGAAGGGCTCCGCCAGCATGCATCGGATTATTTACTAAAGCCGATTCGCTTCGACGATCTGTTGGCCTCCGTCGCCCGGGCGATCGATCGCATCCGGGAGGAGTGGGAGGACGTCGTCTCGCATCGGAGAGCGTTGGACGCGCTCCGGCAGCATCTCCCGCTGCTCCGGGCGGATTTGCTGAACGAGCTGCTGCAAGGGCGAAGATTCGCGGCGGAGTCGCTGACGGAGAAGCTGCGGATGCTGGAGGTGGAACTGGCCGCCGGGGACGCCGTGTCGCTCTTGCTCGTCCGTCTCGAAGAACCGTTCGCCGGGTCCGATCCCGGCAGCTTGTCCCTGTTCCAGTACGCGATCGTGAATATGGCGGAGGAAATTTTCGCGGGGGAATTCATGCTGTGGGCGGCGAAGGAGCGGCACGATTATTTGGTGTTTCTGGCGAAGGGCGTAGCGCCTTGCGGGCAGCCTGGCGAATCGCTTCGCGAGCGCGAGCGGCTCGAGAACCTGGCGGCGCAGCTGCAGAAAAGCGTGAATTCCTACTTGAAAGGAACGATCTCGATCGTCGCGAGCCCATGGGGCGCGTTCCCGGACGACGTCGCGACGCTGTACGAGTCGTCCGTCGCCGCGCTGCGGCGTCGTCTAGGCGCGGAGAGCGAGCTGTTCGCCACATGGAAGGAGCAGCACGGCGCGGACGAGGGCGTCCATTCGCTGCGGCTGTTGTACGAGCCGCCGCTGCTGCAGCATCTGTTGGAAGCCGGGCGTTGGTCGACGGCGGAGGAGAAGCTGGAGGCGATCTTCGAGGAGCTCGAAGCGCGGTTCTCCGACTCGCTGGAGCATCTGCTCGAGGCCTACTACTCGATCGCCTCCGTCTTATCTTATATCGCCCATAAGAACGGCCGGCGGCTCGAGACCGTCATCGCCCGGGAGTTCGACTTGTTCGCGGAGAGCGGCGGGCTGCGTTCGATCGGGCGGCTGAGGGAGTGGACGCGTACGTCGATCGAGCGGATCCGCGCCGATATGGAACACGAGGTGAAGGAGACGCGCACGTCCGTCGTGCAGCAGGTCCACGAGTACATCGAGCGGCACTTGACGGGGGATGTCTCGCTGCAAGCGATCGCGGGTCACGTCCATCTGCACCCCGTCTATTTGTCCAGGGTGTACAAGCTGGAAACCGGGGAGTCGCTCAGCGACTACTTGTATCGATTCCGCATGAACACGGCGGCGCACTTGTTGAAGGGAACCGACGATAAAATATACGAAATCGCCGAACGTCTCGGGTATGCGCATCCGCCGTATTTCATTAAAGTGTTCAAGAAAGAGTTCGGCATGACGCCGCAGGAGTACCGGGACGGCAAATGA